A genomic region of uncultured Roseibium sp. contains the following coding sequences:
- a CDS encoding adenylate/guanylate cyclase domain-containing protein: MSITAINQQLLRAIGVGIAVVRGDDLQFLFSNAPFAEWFGKPEAGACLQEVLPDIDVDEVRTAMEQTGRYNGEISVKLKRRTIVIALAISSADAEASDLLVVECQNITRIRELESMIDSYSSMVERNTRELEREKERVERLLLNLMPRTVYEEFKTFGVVTPQLYDSVSVVMLDFVNFTKFSANHDPTVTLGELNDIFTAFDRIAEQFGCERIKTIGDAYLAVAGMPEPSPDHMRAVANCAVRFIRYLERRNQSHQYKWEARIGLGTGSAVGSVVGIQKYVYDVFGSAVNLAARLQAFANPMCVVAPDSMKEYLVEEFHLDDLGKQEVRSFGEMRLMRVSPGIELTRQTGRF; the protein is encoded by the coding sequence ATGAGCATCACGGCCATCAACCAGCAGCTCCTGCGCGCGATCGGTGTCGGCATCGCGGTCGTGCGGGGCGACGATCTCCAGTTCCTGTTCAGCAATGCCCCGTTTGCCGAATGGTTCGGCAAGCCGGAGGCCGGCGCTTGCCTGCAGGAGGTGCTTCCCGATATCGATGTCGATGAAGTCCGCACCGCGATGGAGCAGACCGGGCGCTACAACGGCGAGATCTCGGTCAAGCTGAAACGGCGCACGATTGTGATCGCCCTGGCCATTTCAAGCGCCGACGCGGAAGCCAGCGATCTGCTCGTGGTGGAGTGCCAGAACATCACCCGCATCCGCGAGCTGGAATCGATGATCGACAGCTATTCCTCGATGGTCGAACGCAACACGCGGGAACTGGAACGCGAAAAGGAGCGCGTCGAGCGCCTCCTTCTGAATCTCATGCCGCGCACGGTCTACGAGGAGTTCAAGACTTTCGGCGTGGTCACGCCCCAGCTCTACGACAGCGTTTCGGTCGTCATGCTGGACTTTGTCAATTTCACGAAGTTCTCGGCAAACCATGACCCGACGGTGACCCTGGGCGAACTCAACGACATCTTCACCGCATTCGACCGCATCGCGGAACAGTTCGGGTGTGAACGGATCAAGACGATCGGCGATGCCTACCTGGCCGTCGCCGGCATGCCGGAACCGTCACCGGATCACATGCGGGCCGTCGCCAATTGCGCCGTCCGCTTCATCCGGTATCTGGAACGCCGCAACCAGAGCCACCAGTACAAATGGGAGGCGCGCATCGGTCTTGGAACAGGGTCGGCGGTCGGGTCCGTCGTGGGCATCCAGAAATACGTTTACGACGTCTTCGGGTCGGCGGTGAACCTTGCGGCGCGGCTGCAGGCCTTTGCCAATCCCATGTGCGTGGTGGCACCCGATTCGATGAAGGAATACCTGGTCGAGGAGTTCCATCTCGATGATCTCGGCAAACAGGAAGTGCGCAGTTTCGGGGAAATGCGCCTGATGCGGGTCAGCCCCGGTATCGAGCTGACGCGCCAGACCGGACGGTTCTGA
- a CDS encoding AsmA family protein → MRRLLIGLGGLVIMLVAIVLIVPLFLPKDEIKRQVVEQVDKRLGWRVRLDGPVSLSLFPGFTLDARDIGLSGEAGADGIEFARADRMEFGLAWGGLLSGNIQVTGISLDNPDIYLEVSPNGSTSWEPRRDLGISAGGAETAAAPEQGNAGTDTQTTGSGTKAPSGSYLKSIGVDSLEISGGTLTYKDASQETPIKVSDLDLSLSAPDLSGKVDLTSSFVLQDIPISVAGGLANPLGMAAGEQVPLDLTVSTGENTFTVSGEAGLEPVRTQLEITAAGPSLKAVAGLVGQTLDADPGAYSFDAKLSGTEAAISLADLHLVLGQLSLGGAADADLSGLVPEVSGRLVLKDGSIKDLLMLAGRDLPASGSLSADLAFETVGLTGAELVAGLDMNGSVSISDGEVGGLGLASTVGDPEADRLTNLALDLDLQGLENPISLSGALAWRGEAFSVAGEADTASLLAGNAAPVSVSLKGNRVSAGFAGQVVLPGNIDGAVNVDTADLRGLMAWLGQPLGSGGGLRTFKASGIFGIQPDAVSFEETRFTLDETSGEANGRIALGGKPKVTARLALRELVLDPYLGDAPAASGGGGAGAGSTGGGGSNNGGDRQSASPGWSSDPIDFSGLQAADVDFKVTAGQIRWNKIKIDESTLSANIENGVLTANLEKLALYDGSGNGMVTLDGTSQTPKLAARFTLSGLSAYPLLRDAADFEWIEGKTAINLDVTSSGGSQLALVQGLGGTASYEFMDGAIRGINIPKMVRGLSVETLLGWQENPSEKTDFSSLSASFNIQNGIARTEDLAMVGPLMRMTGSGTTDLPGQSLDWRVEPNIVPTLEGQPPMPRRKGEDKKMAGLGVPIVIKGSWNDPQIYPDIAGILKDPKAAYKQLQDTGGELMSILQGNKDAPQELVETANETIRRATGGRTQIDVQKVIDGEVDDQEVLQAVEEGFGLPPGLLGSVLGRKKEEDDN, encoded by the coding sequence ATGCGACGTCTTTTGATCGGGCTTGGCGGTCTGGTGATCATGCTGGTGGCGATCGTTCTGATCGTCCCTCTATTCCTGCCCAAGGACGAGATCAAACGTCAGGTGGTCGAACAGGTGGACAAGCGCCTGGGCTGGCGCGTCCGGCTGGACGGCCCCGTGTCTCTGTCCCTTTTTCCGGGGTTCACGCTCGATGCGCGCGACATTGGTCTGTCCGGTGAAGCGGGTGCGGACGGTATCGAATTTGCCAGGGCCGACAGGATGGAATTCGGGCTTGCCTGGGGCGGTTTGCTATCGGGCAACATACAGGTCACCGGCATCAGCCTGGACAACCCGGACATTTACCTGGAAGTCAGCCCGAACGGATCGACAAGCTGGGAGCCGCGCCGCGATCTCGGCATTTCCGCCGGAGGAGCGGAGACCGCCGCAGCGCCGGAACAGGGGAATGCCGGAACCGATACACAGACGACTGGATCCGGCACAAAGGCACCATCGGGAAGCTATCTGAAAAGCATTGGCGTCGACAGTCTTGAAATCAGCGGCGGCACGCTGACCTACAAGGACGCCTCGCAGGAAACGCCGATAAAGGTCAGCGATCTCGATCTCTCGCTGTCCGCTCCGGATCTGTCCGGCAAGGTCGATCTGACGTCGAGTTTCGTCCTTCAGGACATCCCGATCAGCGTTGCAGGCGGGTTGGCGAACCCGCTCGGCATGGCGGCGGGCGAGCAGGTGCCTCTGGACCTGACGGTGTCGACGGGTGAGAACACCTTCACCGTTTCGGGAGAGGCGGGACTTGAACCGGTCCGCACGCAGCTTGAGATCACCGCGGCCGGCCCGTCGCTCAAGGCTGTGGCAGGACTGGTGGGACAGACGCTCGATGCCGACCCGGGCGCTTATTCTTTCGATGCAAAGCTGTCGGGTACGGAGGCCGCCATTTCCCTTGCCGACCTTCATCTGGTTCTTGGCCAGTTGTCGCTCGGCGGCGCCGCGGACGCGGACCTGTCCGGTCTCGTTCCCGAAGTGTCGGGCCGGCTCGTTCTCAAGGACGGGTCGATCAAGGACCTCTTGATGCTCGCCGGACGGGATCTGCCCGCAAGCGGGAGCCTGAGCGCCGATCTGGCCTTCGAAACGGTCGGGCTGACCGGTGCCGAACTGGTCGCCGGGCTCGACATGAATGGCTCCGTGTCCATCTCGGACGGTGAGGTGGGCGGGTTGGGCCTTGCCTCGACTGTCGGCGATCCGGAGGCCGACCGGCTGACCAATCTGGCGCTTGATCTCGACCTGCAGGGTCTCGAAAATCCGATCTCGCTCAGCGGTGCGCTTGCCTGGCGCGGAGAGGCTTTCAGCGTTGCCGGAGAAGCGGACACGGCGAGCCTTCTGGCCGGGAATGCCGCACCGGTCTCCGTCTCCCTGAAGGGAAACAGGGTGAGCGCGGGCTTTGCGGGCCAGGTTGTCCTGCCGGGCAATATCGATGGTGCGGTCAACGTAGATACCGCCGATCTCAGGGGACTCATGGCGTGGCTAGGTCAGCCCCTGGGCTCCGGTGGCGGTCTCAGGACATTCAAGGCTTCCGGCATCTTCGGCATTCAGCCCGATGCTGTTTCCTTTGAAGAAACCCGGTTCACGCTGGACGAAACAAGCGGCGAAGCAAACGGACGCATCGCCCTCGGCGGAAAACCCAAGGTGACGGCACGTCTTGCGCTGCGGGAACTGGTTCTCGATCCCTACCTTGGCGATGCCCCGGCAGCGTCCGGCGGGGGAGGTGCGGGCGCGGGTTCGACCGGCGGCGGTGGCAGCAACAACGGCGGGGACCGGCAATCCGCCTCGCCTGGTTGGAGCAGTGATCCGATCGACTTCTCGGGGCTTCAGGCCGCAGACGTCGACTTCAAGGTCACTGCCGGCCAGATCCGCTGGAACAAGATCAAGATCGATGAAAGCACGCTGTCCGCAAACATTGAAAATGGCGTGCTGACCGCCAATCTGGAGAAACTGGCACTCTATGACGGGTCCGGAAACGGCATGGTGACGCTGGACGGCACATCGCAGACGCCAAAGCTGGCCGCGCGTTTTACCCTGTCGGGCCTGAGTGCCTATCCGCTGTTGCGCGATGCCGCGGATTTCGAATGGATCGAGGGCAAGACGGCCATCAATCTCGACGTGACCTCCAGCGGCGGGTCGCAACTCGCCCTGGTTCAGGGGCTGGGTGGTACCGCCAGCTACGAATTCATGGACGGCGCGATCCGGGGCATCAACATTCCGAAAATGGTGCGTGGCCTGTCTGTCGAAACCTTGCTTGGCTGGCAGGAGAATCCGTCCGAAAAGACGGATTTCAGCTCCCTGAGCGCATCTTTCAATATTCAGAACGGTATTGCCCGGACGGAAGATCTTGCAATGGTCGGGCCGCTGATGCGGATGACCGGCAGCGGAACCACGGATCTTCCCGGTCAGAGCCTCGACTGGCGTGTTGAACCGAACATCGTGCCGACGCTCGAAGGACAGCCGCCGATGCCACGCCGCAAGGGCGAGGACAAGAAGATGGCCGGTCTCGGGGTTCCGATCGTGATCAAGGGATCCTGGAACGATCCGCAGATCTATCCCGACATTGCCGGGATCCTGAAGGATCCCAAGGCAGCCTACAAGCAATTGCAGGACACCGGGGGTGAGCTTATGTCGATCCTTCAGGGCAACAAGGATGCGCCCCAGGAACTCGTGGAAACGGCCAACGAAACCATCCGCAGAGCAACAGGCGGCCGGACGCAGATCGATGTGCAGAAAGTGATCGACGGCGAGGTCGATGACCAGGAAGTGCTGCAGGCGGTCGAGGAAGGATTCGGATTGCCGCCGGGGCTGCTCGGCAGCGTTCTGGGGCGGAAGAAGGAAGAAGACGACAACTGA
- a CDS encoding DUF1513 domain-containing protein, protein MGPSPRLAAFSRRGFLTALGGLAAAPAFSGSPLAESLLERRADDDAALFASAYRLADGSYGIGLMDDYGAVLGRITLPGRGHGIAVSPDRRRFVAFARRPGTFALLVRPFEDAEPLVFAAEPERHFYGHGCFSADGRLLYAVENDFAANRGVIGVYDVSGRSPRRIGEIPSYGIGPHDIALSADGTTLVVANGGIETHPDKGREKLNLETMQPSVAFIDAATGSLLVQHRLDTTLHQLSLRHMALDKEGRAWVGGQYEGPASDTPPLVAVIHQDDEPQTVDVPRPFTGKLGNYVGSVTANGRGDVIATSAPRGGRTLFWSAGTGDFLGAQSIPDGCGVAPADQGGFLISDGNGGVSLVGEPDEPSEVLSRPPGFSWDNHLVAIA, encoded by the coding sequence ATGGGTCCATCACCTAGGCTGGCCGCATTTTCGCGCCGGGGGTTTCTGACAGCCCTTGGCGGGCTGGCCGCAGCGCCTGCTTTTTCGGGCTCGCCACTTGCGGAAAGTCTGCTTGAGCGACGCGCGGATGATGATGCGGCGCTGTTCGCCAGCGCCTACAGGCTGGCCGACGGTAGCTACGGTATCGGCCTGATGGATGACTACGGCGCGGTTCTGGGCCGCATAACGCTTCCCGGCCGGGGCCACGGCATTGCCGTCTCGCCCGATCGCCGCCGGTTTGTAGCCTTCGCGAGGCGTCCCGGAACCTTCGCGCTTCTGGTTCGGCCTTTTGAAGATGCAGAGCCCCTGGTTTTTGCTGCCGAGCCGGAAAGACATTTCTACGGACACGGGTGTTTTTCGGCCGATGGGCGGTTGCTCTATGCGGTTGAAAACGACTTCGCGGCGAACCGCGGTGTCATTGGCGTTTATGACGTCAGCGGCCGGTCGCCGCGCAGGATCGGCGAAATCCCGAGTTACGGGATCGGACCGCACGACATCGCGCTTTCTGCCGACGGAACGACGCTGGTCGTTGCCAACGGGGGTATCGAAACACATCCCGACAAGGGCCGCGAAAAGCTGAACCTGGAGACGATGCAGCCGTCCGTCGCCTTCATTGACGCTGCCACGGGCAGCCTGCTGGTGCAGCATCGCCTGGACACCACCCTGCATCAATTGTCCCTCCGGCACATGGCGTTGGACAAGGAGGGGCGTGCCTGGGTCGGCGGACAGTATGAAGGCCCGGCTTCGGACACGCCGCCGCTCGTCGCGGTCATTCATCAGGACGACGAGCCGCAAACGGTCGACGTTCCACGTCCTTTCACCGGAAAACTTGGCAACTACGTCGGCTCCGTCACCGCGAACGGACGCGGTGATGTCATCGCCACGTCGGCACCGCGTGGTGGCCGGACCCTTTTCTGGAGTGCCGGAACAGGCGATTTCCTTGGTGCGCAGTCCATCCCGGACGGATGTGGTGTTGCGCCTGCCGATCAGGGCGGCTTTCTGATCTCGGACGGGAACGGCGGCGTGTCCCTTGTCGGCGAACCGGACGAACCGTCGGAAGTTCTTTCGCGTCCCCCCGGTTTTTCCTGGGACAACCACCTGGTCGCCATTGCCTGA
- a CDS encoding imelysin family protein has protein sequence MKYLVLAALLTGAPAVNAADFNQPLESLITGYIRPATAAFAETASGLPGAVSTLCTAGTEAHASAFQKVFSDTVRDFSRIQFLRFGPLLDDDRLSRLSFRPDPRARAQRQIRKLYASKDPSVLSAQSLGKKSVAVQSLTALELIAFDSDTNVTLGLSGENRTYTCGYALAIAANVAEIAEAAAADWADPDGYSLQLLSAGPENPRYRSSKEALEAVYNALATGITIAKDQDIIPALGKSEDKAKPRRFPFSRSGNSVVYLTGELNGIHDALFSMDLKPLMSPADQWTLDTLGFEFTNAGNYLAALDTPLRKTFAEDGNYNRVAALSITLSSIQELMIDGVAGALGLAGGFNALDGD, from the coding sequence ATGAAATACCTGGTCCTGGCCGCGCTTCTGACCGGAGCGCCGGCCGTCAACGCGGCAGACTTCAACCAGCCGCTTGAAAGCCTGATCACCGGCTATATCCGCCCGGCCACAGCTGCCTTTGCCGAGACCGCATCCGGCTTGCCCGGCGCTGTTTCCACGCTTTGCACGGCGGGCACCGAAGCGCATGCCAGCGCGTTTCAAAAGGTGTTCTCGGACACCGTTCGGGACTTCTCGCGCATTCAGTTTCTGCGTTTTGGGCCGCTGCTTGACGACGACCGGCTCAGCCGCCTGTCTTTCCGGCCGGACCCGCGCGCCAGGGCACAACGGCAGATCAGAAAGCTCTATGCATCAAAAGATCCGAGCGTGCTGTCGGCGCAAAGCCTCGGCAAGAAGAGCGTTGCGGTGCAAAGCCTGACGGCCCTCGAACTGATTGCCTTTGACTCGGATACGAATGTCACGCTCGGGCTTTCCGGAGAGAACAGGACCTACACCTGCGGTTACGCGCTCGCCATTGCCGCGAATGTCGCGGAGATCGCGGAGGCGGCCGCGGCCGACTGGGCAGATCCGGACGGTTACAGTCTGCAATTGCTGTCGGCCGGACCGGAGAACCCACGGTACCGATCGAGCAAGGAGGCCCTTGAAGCCGTCTACAACGCGCTGGCGACGGGCATCACGATCGCCAAGGACCAGGATATCATCCCGGCGCTCGGAAAATCGGAAGACAAAGCGAAACCGAGACGATTTCCGTTTTCCCGGTCGGGCAACAGTGTTGTCTATCTGACGGGAGAGCTGAACGGCATTCACGATGCGCTGTTCAGCATGGATCTCAAACCGCTGATGTCGCCGGCGGATCAGTGGACCCTTGATACGCTGGGTTTCGAATTCACGAATGCCGGGAATTATCTTGCCGCGCTTGACACGCCTCTTCGCAAGACGTTTGCGGAGGACGGAAACTACAATCGTGTCGCCGCGCTTTCGATCACGCTCTCTTCCATCCAGGAGTTGATGATTGACGGCGTTGCCGGTGCACTCGGTCTTGCCGGAGGGTTCAATGCCCTTGACGGAGACTAG